A single region of the Streptomyces sp. NBC_01803 genome encodes:
- a CDS encoding saccharopine dehydrogenase family protein translates to MADDRAYDIVLFGATGFTGALTADYLARHAPAGTRWALAGRNPEKLAAVRAELAGTDPALAELDLLTADVTDPASLRAVAEAARVVITTVGPYLTHGDALVAACAAAGTDYVDLTGEPEFVDRAYLRHHATAVARGARLVHACGFDSIPYDLGVLYTVNRLPEGVPLTVEGFVRASGAFSAGTYHSAITAFSRLRESARSARERRAAEGRPEGRVVRGLPGKPRFDRRVGAWALPAPTIDPQVVLRSARALERYGPEFSYGHNVSIRTLPVALGLAGGTLGLVGLSQVPPAREWLMARKKSGEGPTPRQRAKAWFKVIFLGEGGGRRIVTEVSGGDPGYGETAKMLAESALCLAFDELPATAGQVTTATAMGDALTWRLIAAGISFRVREDVTAPATTIPTVPAAEG, encoded by the coding sequence ATGGCTGACGACCGCGCGTACGACATCGTCCTGTTCGGAGCCACCGGCTTCACCGGTGCGTTGACCGCCGACTATCTGGCGCGGCACGCGCCCGCCGGGACCCGCTGGGCCCTGGCGGGCCGGAACCCGGAGAAGCTCGCCGCCGTGCGCGCGGAGCTGGCCGGGACGGACCCGGCGCTCGCCGAGTTGGACCTGCTCACGGCCGATGTCACGGACCCGGCCTCGCTGCGCGCGGTCGCCGAGGCCGCGCGCGTCGTGATCACCACGGTCGGGCCGTACCTCACGCACGGCGACGCGCTGGTGGCGGCGTGCGCGGCGGCCGGGACGGACTACGTGGACCTCACGGGCGAGCCGGAGTTCGTGGACCGCGCCTATCTGCGCCACCACGCCACGGCGGTGGCCCGCGGCGCACGCCTGGTGCACGCCTGCGGGTTCGACTCGATCCCCTACGACCTGGGCGTGCTCTACACGGTCAACCGGCTGCCGGAGGGCGTGCCGTTGACCGTGGAGGGCTTCGTCCGGGCTTCCGGCGCCTTCTCGGCGGGCACCTACCACTCGGCCATCACCGCGTTCTCCCGGCTGCGGGAGAGCGCGCGGTCCGCCCGCGAGCGCCGGGCGGCCGAGGGCAGGCCGGAGGGCCGCGTGGTGCGCGGGCTGCCCGGCAAGCCCCGGTTCGACCGGCGGGTCGGCGCCTGGGCCCTGCCCGCGCCGACCATCGACCCCCAGGTGGTGCTGCGTTCGGCCCGCGCGCTGGAGCGGTACGGCCCGGAGTTCTCCTACGGGCACAACGTGTCGATCCGCACCCTGCCGGTCGCGCTCGGCCTGGCGGGCGGGACGCTGGGGTTGGTGGGACTCTCCCAGGTGCCGCCCGCCCGGGAGTGGCTGATGGCCCGCAAGAAGTCCGGCGAGGGCCCGACGCCCCGGCAGCGGGCGAAGGCATGGTTCAAGGTGATCTTCCTCGGCGAGGGCGGCGGACGGCGGATCGTCACCGAGGTGTCCGGGGGCGACCCGGGCTACGGCGAGACCGCGAAGATGCTGGCGGAGTCCGCGCTATGCCTGGCCTTCGACGAGCTGCCCGCCACGGCCGGGCAGGTCACCACCGCCACCGCCATGGGCGACGCGCTGACCTGGCGGCTGATCGCGGCGGGTATCTCGTTCCGCGTCCGCGAGGACGTCACCGCGCCGGCGACGACGATCCCGACGGTACCGGCCGCCGAGGGCTGA